In a single window of the Thermoplasmatales archaeon genome:
- a CDS encoding MBL fold metallo-hydrolase — protein sequence MKIKFLGGAEEVGRLAIKVNDGPDSYMVDYGVIPDKPPQYPMPFEPVDHIFVTHAHFDHVGGLPVCFQSKTQNLFATDMTINSMMPILNDSLKIMRLEGYPERFNADDISSMYDSIRTVTYGDSVEAGNLVGTAYSAGHIPGSTMWQIENHNRLLVTGDLYTRDSNLLTGAKPVKSDVLIMESTYAGKNHEDRKVVIQRLKNRIKEVVDNGGKVLLPAFAIGRTQELLMILSDMDLNVAVDGMGNTLSNIYMTGPNYLRSMNEFKRSQGRARQIRSRNMRKGALENDVIVSTSGMLDGGPVLGYIQELMNDEKSAIFITGYQVEGTNGRLLLDTGTLNIAGVPVKPSMMVEKYDLSAHAGHDDLVNFVKDVDPDTVILCHGDHREELQEDLSQYNLLLPLNGHEFEIN from the coding sequence ATGAAAATTAAATTTTTAGGCGGAGCAGAAGAAGTAGGAAGATTAGCAATAAAAGTTAATGACGGACCGGATTCGTACATGGTGGATTATGGAGTCATACCAGATAAACCACCGCAATACCCGATGCCGTTTGAACCGGTGGACCATATATTCGTGACACATGCGCATTTTGACCACGTTGGAGGGTTACCTGTCTGTTTTCAGAGCAAAACACAAAACCTTTTTGCAACGGATATGACAATTAACAGCATGATGCCCATATTGAATGATTCCCTCAAGATTATGAGACTCGAAGGCTATCCGGAAAGGTTCAACGCAGATGATATAAGCAGCATGTACGATTCGATCAGGACGGTTACTTATGGAGATAGTGTTGAAGCTGGCAACCTTGTCGGGACTGCATATTCCGCTGGACATATACCTGGATCGACGATGTGGCAGATAGAGAACCATAACAGACTTCTTGTAACCGGCGATCTATACACCCGTGATTCCAACTTGCTGACTGGCGCTAAACCGGTAAAATCCGATGTACTCATAATGGAAAGCACATACGCTGGAAAAAACCACGAAGACCGAAAAGTTGTTATTCAGCGTCTAAAAAACCGCATTAAAGAGGTCGTTGACAACGGCGGTAAGGTTCTTCTTCCTGCGTTTGCAATTGGAAGAACACAGGAACTGCTCATGATACTGTCAGATATGGATCTTAATGTGGCTGTGGATGGTATGGGAAACACGCTCAGCAACATTTACATGACAGGCCCGAATTATCTGAGGTCTATGAATGAATTTAAGCGTTCACAGGGTCGCGCAAGACAAATAAGAAGCAGGAATATGAGAAAAGGCGCTTTGGAAAACGACGTTATTGTTTCGACGTCCGGGATGCTTGATGGCGGCCCTGTCTTAGGATACATACAGGAGCTAATGAATGATGAGAAAAGTGCCATATTCATTACAGGCTATCAGGTTGAGGGGACCAACGGAAGACTTCTTCTCGATACTGGCACATTAAATATAGCTGGGGTTCCTGTCAAACCTTCAATGATGGTTGAAAAATATGACCTTTCAGCGCATGCAGGGCACGATGATCTAGTTAATTTTGTGAAAGATGTCGATCCAGACACCGTTATATTGTGCCACGGTGATCACAGGGAAGAATTGCAGGAAGATCTGTCCCAATACAATCTTCTTCTCCCCTTGAACGGACATGAATTTGAAATAAACTGA
- a CDS encoding PINc/VapC family ATPase, with amino-acid sequence MDYVPDTSVIIDGRFTLFISERQGSRVILPEAMISEVEHQANEGRSTGFAALQELKSLRNMAREEKISLDTSGRRPSEWQIKRAKSGEIDEIIRNTAAELGAVLVTGDQIQRDIALIKGIDVQYLEPLVKEPRNIEEFFDDMTSSVHIKAEMEPVAKKGIPGNVTLEKYDYKVSRSELEDIANHIVKRGRNEEGSFIEIDAHGATVIQLKNIRIVITRPPFSDDLEITAVRPVKKLDIEYYQLTPELLARLSDKANGILVAGGPGQGKSTFVQAFADYLSSQRKIVKTMERPRDLQVRPEITQYTGLEGSMEKTGDILLLVREDYTVFDEMRVTSDFKVYSDLRLAGVGMIGVVHATRAIDAIQRFIGRIELGMIPQVIDTIIFIDKGQVAQVYYTSYSVKVPSGMNEEDLSRPVIEVKDFYTNEPVFEIYTFGEEIVVVPISSREKKNPVSRIAEDSILKDVRNMLGTSQVEVKVGEGNKLSIFTDETHIPRLIGRKGETVNSLEKKYGMKIDVEPLEKKDKGRRFEANVTVKNKIIYLEVGKPNTMVKFYVDNILILQAKSSNKGLVKIKMISDNGAAIYNYIKAGKKIEYGYVNE; translated from the coding sequence GTGGATTACGTACCTGATACTTCTGTTATTATAGATGGCAGATTTACATTATTTATTTCTGAAAGGCAAGGTTCTCGTGTGATTCTTCCAGAGGCAATGATATCCGAGGTGGAGCACCAGGCCAATGAGGGGCGCTCCACCGGTTTTGCTGCTCTTCAGGAGCTAAAATCTCTGAGAAACATGGCAAGAGAAGAGAAAATATCCCTTGACACATCCGGAAGAAGGCCTTCAGAGTGGCAGATAAAGAGGGCAAAGAGTGGGGAGATAGACGAGATTATCCGAAATACTGCGGCGGAACTTGGCGCAGTCCTGGTTACTGGCGATCAGATACAAAGGGACATCGCTCTGATAAAGGGAATAGATGTTCAGTACCTTGAGCCTCTCGTTAAGGAACCCAGGAATATAGAAGAGTTCTTCGATGACATGACCAGTTCTGTGCATATCAAGGCTGAAATGGAACCAGTTGCTAAAAAAGGGATCCCCGGCAACGTAACACTTGAAAAGTATGATTATAAAGTCTCAAGGAGTGAACTAGAAGATATAGCAAATCATATAGTCAAGAGAGGAAGAAATGAAGAAGGTTCGTTTATAGAGATTGATGCCCATGGCGCTACCGTGATTCAGCTGAAAAATATTCGAATCGTTATTACTCGACCTCCATTCTCGGATGATCTTGAAATCACGGCTGTCAGGCCCGTTAAAAAACTCGATATCGAGTACTATCAGTTGACTCCAGAACTTCTTGCAAGACTTTCCGATAAAGCAAACGGGATACTCGTTGCTGGCGGCCCCGGCCAGGGTAAAAGCACCTTTGTTCAGGCTTTTGCCGATTATCTTAGCTCTCAGAGAAAGATCGTGAAGACAATGGAAAGGCCCAGGGATCTTCAGGTAAGACCCGAGATAACGCAATATACCGGTCTCGAGGGATCGATGGAGAAGACAGGTGACATCCTCCTCCTTGTGAGGGAAGATTATACGGTTTTCGATGAAATGCGTGTCACATCAGACTTTAAGGTTTACTCGGATCTGAGACTCGCCGGTGTTGGAATGATTGGTGTCGTGCACGCGACCCGCGCTATAGACGCAATTCAAAGGTTCATAGGACGCATAGAACTTGGGATGATTCCGCAGGTTATCGACACAATCATATTCATAGATAAGGGCCAGGTTGCACAGGTGTATTACACATCTTACTCTGTGAAGGTCCCAAGTGGAATGAATGAAGAGGATCTTTCCAGGCCGGTGATAGAAGTGAAGGATTTCTACACAAATGAACCAGTTTTTGAGATATATACGTTCGGTGAAGAGATCGTCGTTGTCCCCATTTCGTCTCGTGAAAAGAAGAATCCAGTTTCCAGGATAGCAGAGGATTCTATTCTCAAAGACGTAAGGAACATGCTTGGGACAAGCCAGGTCGAAGTAAAGGTCGGCGAAGGAAACAAGCTATCAATATTCACGGATGAAACTCACATTCCAAGACTGATAGGAAGGAAAGGTGAAACGGTAAACAGCCTCGAAAAAAAATATGGAATGAAAATCGATGTAGAGCCGTTGGAAAAGAAAGATAAAGGAAGAAGGTTTGAGGCAAATGTTACCGTAAAGAACAAGATCATATACCTCGAGGTTGGAAAACCAAACACAATGGTGAAATTTTATGTTGATAACATCCTGATTCTTCAGGCCAAAAGCTCCAATAAGGGTTTAGTTAAGATTAAGATGATTAGTGATAACGGAGCGGCTATCTACAACTACATAAAGGCAGGGAAAAAGATAGAATACGGATATGTAAATGAATGA
- a CDS encoding asparagine synthase-related protein, with protein sequence MREYFESQDLSDSGIAFSGGLDSSILLKLSEGKLNAYTLGLKSSVDIRNAARTSVLLNCTFKSIYLENIDLKHYIEILKTIDPKISKLDLSYELVLAILLDHIDENTIFTGQGADELFYGYNKFRSAEQKDNSVELNKLYSATLPREKLIANYFHKSLKTPYLSAGIYECLGGTVKEDHIGAEQNKIILRLVAGKLGMPDEVMNVPKKAAQYGSGISKILRDVSKTEKRIQTI encoded by the coding sequence ATGAGAGAATATTTTGAATCGCAAGATCTGTCGGATTCTGGTATTGCTTTCTCTGGAGGACTTGACAGTTCCATACTCCTAAAGCTTTCCGAAGGAAAACTGAATGCTTACACTCTCGGATTGAAAAGTAGTGTAGACATCAGGAACGCAGCAAGAACCTCTGTATTGCTCAACTGCACATTCAAGTCGATATACTTAGAAAACATAGATCTAAAGCATTATATAGAGATTTTGAAAACTATCGATCCTAAAATAAGCAAACTGGATTTGTCGTATGAACTCGTTCTCGCAATTCTGCTTGATCATATAGACGAGAACACGATTTTCACCGGGCAAGGTGCAGATGAGCTGTTTTACGGATACAATAAATTCCGTAGTGCCGAACAGAAGGACAACTCAGTAGAACTGAACAAGCTATACAGTGCTACATTGCCGAGAGAGAAATTGATCGCTAACTATTTTCATAAGAGTTTAAAGACCCCTTATCTTTCCGCAGGCATTTATGAGTGCCTCGGCGGTACCGTAAAAGAAGACCATATCGGGGCTGAACAGAACAAGATTATCTTGCGGCTTGTTGCAGGAAAATTGGGTATGCCTGATGAAGTGATGAATGTGCCGAAAAAAGCCGCACAGTATGGCTCTGGGATATCAAAAATTTTGCGGGACGTATCGAAGACAGAAAAAAGAATACAAACAATATAA
- the lysS gene encoding lysine--tRNA ligase has product MHWADAFTKDLYPGDQIISTGISPSGPIHVGNMREILTGAFIFQAAEDAGMKSELLYLCDDMDPLRKVYPFLDQSYSRYVGMPLYRIPAPDGNGSYSDYFLRPFIETLDIINVHPRVIRSSELYRDGILMKAIDIALNNSERIARILKDVSGRGLEPSWAPYNAICASCGRINTTTMVSYKYPYVEYTCKCGYSGTADIGRDQGKLPWRIEWPAKWYALSVTAEPFGKDHGAPGGSYDTGKEIATLIYRINPPKPLVYERIMLKGKGAMHSSTGIAIPARELVESAPPELLRFLIARIQPARHIDFDPGLGILNLADEYEKYREAYFGKEKSNNPDASRIYELSRVRPENEAEFISFRHLITLLQIYPEESSLRDALKRSGIDADKIGESFHKMVNTASNWLQNYAPEEVKFSVLKETSPIVLNEGEKKLLEEFLSRLNGASWDADTLHDLLHEAIKSRNYDPKDGFALFYRVLIGKERGPRLGYFLSHLDKNTIIARIKFVISQ; this is encoded by the coding sequence ATGCATTGGGCTGACGCATTTACCAAAGATCTTTATCCCGGAGATCAGATTATATCAACCGGGATATCTCCCTCAGGGCCGATACACGTAGGGAACATGCGGGAGATTCTGACAGGGGCCTTTATTTTTCAGGCTGCTGAAGATGCAGGTATGAAATCGGAGCTTCTGTATCTCTGCGACGACATGGATCCACTGAGAAAGGTATACCCTTTCCTTGATCAATCATATTCAAGATATGTTGGAATGCCGTTGTACCGGATCCCAGCTCCAGACGGTAATGGAAGCTATTCCGATTACTTTCTAAGGCCTTTCATTGAAACTCTGGACATTATAAATGTCCATCCTAGAGTCATAAGATCATCGGAGCTCTATAGGGATGGCATCCTGATGAAGGCTATTGATATAGCACTCAATAATAGTGAGAGGATAGCGAGAATTCTGAAGGATGTCTCGGGCAGGGGGCTTGAACCTTCCTGGGCCCCATACAACGCCATCTGTGCATCCTGTGGGCGAATCAATACAACAACTATGGTTTCCTACAAGTATCCGTACGTCGAATATACGTGCAAGTGCGGCTATTCCGGTACGGCAGATATAGGGAGAGATCAGGGCAAGCTTCCCTGGAGGATAGAGTGGCCTGCAAAATGGTACGCTCTTTCCGTTACCGCCGAGCCTTTTGGCAAAGATCACGGGGCGCCTGGCGGTTCCTATGATACTGGAAAAGAGATCGCAACACTGATATACCGTATAAACCCTCCAAAACCACTTGTTTACGAAAGGATTATGCTGAAAGGGAAGGGTGCCATGCATTCCTCAACAGGCATTGCGATTCCAGCAAGAGAACTCGTTGAATCGGCTCCTCCAGAATTGCTCAGATTTCTCATAGCACGTATACAGCCCGCGAGGCACATAGATTTTGATCCTGGTCTTGGAATCCTGAATCTTGCGGACGAATACGAGAAGTACAGGGAAGCGTACTTCGGGAAGGAAAAGAGCAACAATCCTGATGCATCCAGGATTTATGAGTTAAGCAGGGTTAGGCCGGAAAATGAAGCAGAATTTATTAGCTTCAGGCACCTGATAACACTCTTGCAGATATATCCGGAGGAGTCAAGTCTTCGTGACGCGCTAAAAAGGAGTGGCATCGATGCAGACAAAATTGGAGAGTCATTCCATAAAATGGTCAATACAGCTAGCAACTGGCTTCAAAATTATGCCCCAGAAGAGGTAAAATTTAGTGTCTTGAAAGAAACGTCTCCTATAGTTTTGAATGAGGGCGAGAAAAAACTCCTTGAAGAATTCCTCTCTAGACTCAATGGTGCGTCATGGGATGCAGATACGTTGCATGACCTGTTACATGAAGCAATAAAGAGCCGGAATTACGATCCGAAGGACGGCTTTGCCCTCTTTTACAGAGTTCTAATCGGAAAGGAGAGAGGGCCACGTCTCGGTTATTTTCTTTCGCATCTGGATAAGAACACGATCATTGCAAGGATAAAATTTGTAATTTCGCAATAA
- a CDS encoding S-methyl-5'-thioadenosine phosphorylase, translating to MTYIGIIGGTGLYNIMNEKQSRNIDTPFGKPSDSIDIGKINGAEVAFLPRHGKNHTIPPHKVNYKANVWAMHELGVERIIAVNAVGSLKEELSPGTVVIPDQFIDFTKIRELTYYDGPDVYHISAADPFCPDINEKMYEVSRKYSKNTHLGGTYITIEGPRFSTRSESKMFRQFADIIGMTLVPEVNLADELSMCYSVLATVTDFDVWADKPVDAKEVTKIMKENEENVLKILYDVIPMINSKRTCSCKNRLDDAKA from the coding sequence ATGACGTATATAGGAATAATCGGAGGAACTGGCCTCTACAACATAATGAATGAGAAGCAATCCAGGAACATAGATACACCTTTTGGTAAACCATCAGATTCTATTGACATTGGAAAAATAAATGGTGCTGAGGTTGCATTTTTGCCTAGGCATGGAAAAAATCATACTATACCACCTCACAAGGTCAATTACAAAGCTAATGTGTGGGCGATGCACGAACTCGGAGTAGAGAGGATCATTGCAGTGAACGCTGTAGGTTCCCTGAAAGAGGAACTATCACCGGGAACCGTTGTTATTCCAGATCAATTTATTGATTTTACGAAGATAAGAGAACTGACTTATTACGACGGTCCTGATGTCTATCATATCTCGGCCGCGGACCCATTTTGTCCGGACATAAACGAGAAGATGTATGAAGTTTCGAGAAAATATTCTAAGAACACCCATCTCGGTGGTACCTACATCACGATTGAAGGCCCTAGATTCTCTACCAGATCGGAATCAAAGATGTTCAGACAATTTGCCGATATAATAGGAATGACTCTAGTGCCTGAAGTGAATCTGGCAGATGAACTTTCCATGTGTTACTCGGTTCTTGCAACCGTTACAGACTTTGACGTATGGGCCGACAAACCCGTTGACGCGAAAGAAGTAACAAAGATAATGAAAGAAAATGAAGAGAATGTTTTGAAAATACTCTATGATGTTATTCCAATGATAAACAGCAAACGAACATGCAGCTGTAAAAATAGACTGGATGATGCAAAGGCATGA
- a CDS encoding orotate phosphoribosyltransferase-like protein, whose protein sequence is MKSIEELYSRALDMKNKGMSDKEISTELHLSVGTVTWLLSKEFFKETKVKDVKIGWRSIGVTGNRISAVSEVITDIIEEESKRNNFEVDAILGITINGIPYATMVSYFMDKELIVYRPHPSRKEGFFSSNFASVRGKTVVILDDVVSTGETLKRAILDVKNEGGKPSLCVVLASKLQGDEVSDVRVRSLIRTNLIG, encoded by the coding sequence ATGAAAAGCATAGAAGAATTATATTCGAGAGCTCTTGATATGAAGAACAAGGGCATGTCGGACAAGGAGATATCCACGGAACTGCATCTTTCTGTTGGAACTGTGACATGGCTGCTTAGCAAGGAGTTTTTCAAAGAAACAAAGGTGAAAGATGTCAAGATTGGCTGGAGATCTATCGGTGTCACCGGAAACAGGATAAGTGCAGTTTCAGAAGTCATTACAGATATAATAGAAGAGGAATCAAAAAGGAATAACTTTGAAGTTGACGCTATACTCGGGATAACGATAAACGGTATTCCATATGCTACCATGGTCTCTTATTTCATGGACAAGGAATTGATAGTCTACAGGCCACACCCGTCCAGGAAGGAAGGGTTCTTCAGCAGTAATTTTGCGAGTGTACGTGGAAAAACTGTTGTGATACTTGATGACGTCGTTAGCACTGGCGAGACTCTCAAGAGGGCAATACTTGATGTTAAAAATGAGGGTGGCAAACCATCACTCTGTGTTGTTCTTGCGTCCAAATTGCAAGGCGATGAGGTCTCCGATGTGAGAGTAAGGTCACTCATAAGAACGAATCTCATAGGTTAA
- a CDS encoding ferritin: MPRYEVAEDLSEKIKDLSRARQSLIEEIEAMMFYDERSDATKDNDLKYVMEHNRDDEKEHAVLLLEWLRRHDPALDKELKEILFSKKNIKELGD, translated from the coding sequence ATGCCGAGGTACGAAGTAGCGGAAGATTTGAGCGAAAAAATAAAGGATCTGAGCAGGGCAAGGCAATCCCTGATTGAAGAGATAGAGGCAATGATGTTTTACGACGAAAGATCCGACGCTACAAAGGACAACGACTTAAAGTACGTCATGGAGCATAATCGTGACGATGAGAAGGAGCATGCAGTGCTGTTGTTAGAATGGCTGAGAAGGCATGATCCTGCATTGGACAAAGAGCTTAAGGAGATACTATTCTCCAAAAAGAACATAAAAGAACTTGGAGACTAA
- a CDS encoding AAA-associated domain-containing protein, protein MTEVVDPNARIADLVGLLYVLTTIFDNKTDLYKLEKEMEVDIDDLMPIVYTGSRLGLVRAESGDINITSGGKEYLKAGIKSRKEILRNSLIKLEPFKTAVALGEFNLEELQDELQKQAVQTFNSPSGLHDLEVILIEWGVYSGMLRKTDEGFEAVKTAQ, encoded by the coding sequence ATGACGGAAGTTGTGGACCCAAACGCAAGAATCGCAGATCTTGTTGGGCTTCTTTATGTTCTGACTACAATTTTTGACAACAAGACTGATCTGTACAAGCTTGAAAAGGAGATGGAAGTTGACATAGATGATCTTATGCCAATAGTCTACACGGGCTCTCGCCTAGGTCTTGTACGAGCCGAATCAGGCGACATAAATATAACATCCGGCGGGAAAGAATACTTGAAGGCAGGCATAAAGAGCAGGAAGGAAATTCTAAGGAATTCACTGATAAAACTTGAACCTTTTAAGACCGCGGTGGCATTAGGAGAATTCAACCTCGAAGAGCTTCAGGATGAACTTCAGAAACAAGCAGTTCAGACATTCAACTCTCCTTCTGGACTTCACGATCTGGAAGTGATCCTTATTGAATGGGGTGTCTACTCAGGCATGCTCAGGAAAACTGATGAAGGTTTTGAAGCGGTAAAAACCGCGCAATGA
- a CDS encoding ABC transporter permease subunit, whose translation MNAILLVLFAVLATAGRVLGLILLSIVIGWLLAYAAIKGRIFENIYISLIEVFESVPVISFFPIVLIIFVDHIGGVLGVELAADFLVFTAVVWNIWIAEYQAFKTLPKEMEEVIQNYRMGFFSKMRYLYIPFSIPRISANLFPSVSDGFFYITVSEVFAIGVHTYSTFGIGSVLSSFISSSNTDGIILSLVTLGAVVVLIVLGMREYAKKAVAKYTLDTDAPIVRRGRFSFRQTSRLHAVSTINPLSRIARYSRNRASQRMSDYKGTRRTENVWRYAWASVGVTLLLLIGYAAFNIVSSVKMSEWTQFLSTTPQILVGLVYDYARVATILVISFVISISLGYYLAVNKRAESIGVPVMQTFSAYPVPIYFPFIFAASLPFIVQYLGPFSDEFYVLAVGFVSTFYYIFYSFWMGVKSLPVEYFELMRNLNLGYFSKLRRIVLPATFPYLISGISSTINSAWGGLMIAEYWPDIIHDKTLEVHTGLMKFISVQTSSGNIGLAGWASFIFGIVVVIYSILFTRRMMDLARKRYVAEEGIFAA comes from the coding sequence ATGAACGCGATCCTCCTGGTTCTGTTCGCTGTTCTTGCGACTGCTGGGAGGGTTCTCGGATTAATACTTTTATCCATTGTTATAGGGTGGTTACTAGCTTATGCAGCCATAAAAGGGAGGATATTCGAGAACATCTACATATCTCTAATCGAGGTATTCGAATCTGTTCCCGTCATATCCTTTTTTCCAATAGTCCTCATAATCTTTGTTGATCATATAGGTGGTGTTTTGGGTGTTGAACTTGCTGCAGATTTTCTCGTATTCACTGCGGTTGTATGGAACATTTGGATTGCAGAGTACCAGGCATTCAAAACACTTCCTAAGGAAATGGAGGAGGTAATACAGAATTACAGGATGGGTTTTTTCTCCAAGATGCGGTATCTATACATCCCGTTTTCAATTCCGCGGATTTCTGCCAACCTCTTTCCCAGCGTGTCCGATGGTTTTTTTTACATTACGGTTAGCGAGGTCTTCGCTATCGGTGTACATACATATTCGACTTTTGGCATCGGTTCAGTCCTTTCCTCTTTTATTTCTTCCTCAAACACCGATGGAATAATTCTTTCTTTAGTCACACTCGGCGCAGTTGTCGTGCTTATCGTGCTTGGAATGAGAGAATATGCGAAGAAGGCAGTTGCAAAATACACTCTGGATACCGATGCCCCAATAGTGAGGCGTGGAAGATTCAGTTTCAGGCAGACTTCAAGACTCCACGCAGTATCCACTATTAACCCGCTATCTCGGATAGCGCGGTATTCAAGAAACAGGGCATCACAACGAATGAGCGATTATAAGGGGACAAGGAGAACTGAAAATGTGTGGCGGTACGCCTGGGCATCAGTTGGAGTCACTCTTCTCCTACTGATAGGGTATGCTGCATTCAATATTGTTTCTTCAGTAAAAATGAGTGAGTGGACTCAATTTCTCTCTACCACTCCACAAATATTAGTCGGTTTGGTCTATGACTATGCCAGAGTTGCAACTATTCTCGTGATTTCCTTCGTGATCTCCATATCACTTGGATATTACCTTGCTGTGAACAAGAGAGCCGAATCAATCGGAGTCCCCGTAATGCAAACCTTCAGCGCTTACCCGGTACCTATATACTTTCCATTCATTTTTGCGGCATCCCTCCCTTTCATTGTTCAGTACCTCGGTCCGTTCTCCGATGAATTTTATGTCCTTGCCGTAGGTTTTGTGAGCACTTTCTATTATATTTTCTACAGTTTCTGGATGGGCGTGAAATCACTCCCCGTTGAGTATTTTGAATTGATGAGAAATCTCAATCTCGGTTACTTTTCTAAGCTTCGGAGGATAGTACTGCCGGCAACATTTCCTTATCTTATTTCCGGGATTTCCTCAACTATAAACAGCGCATGGGGGGGCCTCATGATCGCAGAGTACTGGCCAGACATAATTCACGATAAAACACTTGAAGTCCACACAGGATTGATGAAATTCATATCTGTTCAGACCTCATCAGGAAACATCGGTCTAGCCGGTTGGGCGTCTTTCATTTTTGGAATCGTTGTTGTAATTTATTCCATCCTTTTCACAAGACGAATGATGGATCTAGCACGCAAAAGATACGTTGCGGAAGAGGGTATTTTCGCTGCCTAA
- a CDS encoding HIT family protein yields the protein MLSEDCVFCQNVIKKRDAFVIYENENVLAFMDKFPVEPGHVLVIPKSHFENILDINYDLYLEVHRVSKLLCLPVIRALHADAINVGQNNGTCANQRVFHYHVHLIPRFCGREIGWKARNSASDDELDEISERIKAEIGNSDKTIPKLK from the coding sequence ATGCTTAGTGAAGACTGTGTATTTTGCCAGAACGTAATAAAGAAAAGGGATGCATTTGTAATCTATGAGAACGAGAATGTGCTGGCATTTATGGACAAATTCCCAGTTGAACCTGGTCATGTTCTCGTAATCCCCAAAAGCCATTTTGAAAACATACTAGACATTAATTATGACCTCTATCTTGAGGTTCACAGGGTATCTAAGTTATTGTGTCTCCCAGTCATAAGGGCACTCCATGCTGATGCAATTAACGTTGGACAGAACAATGGCACTTGCGCGAATCAGAGAGTTTTCCATTATCATGTCCACCTGATTCCGCGATTCTGTGGCAGGGAAATCGGGTGGAAAGCCAGGAATTCTGCTTCTGATGATGAACTGGATGAGATTTCAGAAAGAATAAAAGCTGAGATTGGCAATTCGGATAAAACTATACCAAAATTAAAATGA
- a CDS encoding TIGR00269 family protein — MRTKCTRCNNDAVYEAKYSGEYLCAKHFIESFERRVKKELRDQIDFFNNPVSISVAISGGKDSSVTLYVLSQMFVGRKDVVLKAFTIDEGIQGYRDSGLENAVKLSAELGVPHSIISFKDQFNTTMDHIVSEHPDIIPCSRCGPMRRQLMDLESSELNTDYVALGLNLDDYSQSILMNVARGDAERFVRMAPHRERKEGMTRRILPLRRIPEKEVVIYAILKGIHFDSSWCPYYGKAQRNTFRSIINELEDRSPGTKFAIMNFSDKLKKMLESKSGAPELQRCKICGKPSSSDICSVCKGLEIFE, encoded by the coding sequence ATGAGGACAAAATGCACGCGCTGCAATAATGACGCCGTTTACGAGGCAAAGTACAGCGGAGAATATTTGTGTGCAAAGCACTTCATCGAATCTTTTGAAAGAAGAGTAAAGAAGGAATTAAGGGATCAAATCGATTTTTTCAATAATCCTGTGAGTATCTCTGTTGCAATATCTGGCGGTAAAGACAGTTCCGTTACTCTTTATGTTCTGTCACAAATGTTCGTTGGCAGGAAAGATGTGGTTTTGAAAGCATTTACAATTGATGAAGGAATCCAAGGTTATCGGGATTCGGGCTTAGAAAATGCAGTAAAATTGTCAGCAGAGTTGGGGGTACCGCATTCGATTATCTCTTTCAAAGATCAATTCAATACTACAATGGATCATATTGTCTCAGAACATCCTGACATAATACCGTGCTCAAGATGCGGGCCAATGAGACGTCAGCTCATGGACCTTGAAAGTTCAGAACTCAATACTGATTATGTTGCACTTGGTCTCAATTTGGACGACTACTCACAGTCTATATTGATGAATGTTGCAAGGGGTGATGCCGAGAGGTTCGTGAGGATGGCACCACACAGGGAAAGGAAAGAAGGAATGACAAGACGTATCCTCCCTTTGCGTAGGATCCCAGAAAAAGAAGTCGTAATATATGCAATATTGAAAGGAATACATTTCGATTCTTCCTGGTGCCCTTATTATGGGAAGGCCCAAAGAAACACTTTCAGGAGCATTATTAATGAACTGGAAGACCGATCCCCTGGAACAAAATTTGCAATAATGAATTTTTCTGATAAGCTTAAGAAGATGCTGGAATCCAAATCAGGAGCACCGGAGCTTCAACGATGCAAAATATGTGGAAAACCATCTTCCAGTGATATATGTTCTGTGTGCAAAGGTCTGGAAATATTCGAATAG